The sequence ATCAATTAAAAGGCAATTATGCATTTTCAGTTGCATGGATTCGCTACAGCATCGGAAGTATTAAGGAATTCAAAGAGCTGGCAGACAATTTCAATGATCGCGTCGATCCCGATTACGATTTCAGTAAATATTACAATGGACGGTTCGATTATACCGATAACGCATTGTTCTTCTCATTTGCAAAACTCAATAAATTCCGACTGAATCTTGGATGGCTTTATAACGATTTTCCAATTCAAATACCCATCGGCGTGAACTTTAAAGTCATCACGGGCGGAACCAGCGGCATTCAAGGCAATGGCGTCATTGCTGAAGATGCCAAAAAGTTCGGCATTGGCGTGGACATTGGTACTATGATCATGTTTGGAATGAACGACCTTCTTGAAGCGCCGTATCTTGGTGACTTCGCTATGGGTTTGAATATTCAGGACGCTACGACTACTGCTGTTCGTTGGAATGCATTGTCTTCTACAACGCGTGCCCAAGACGTCGCACCGGTCAATGTAAAATTTGCTTTGTCATATATTCATCCTCTGGATGAATTGCAAAGTAACGTCCTTTTGACGTACGAACGCAATAGTCGTTACGACGCCAACTACCATTATGGAGTTGAATACGATTATAAAAAGACCGTCGCGTTACGCCTTGGTTATGATAATGGCTTAATTACTTACGGCACTGGAGTTTCGATGTACAATTTTCACATTGATTATGCCTTAGTTAATCATGACCTGGGCAATGTGCATCGCATCAGCGTATCATATAAATTTTAAGGAATATCAATGAGACTGAAAATTTTAATTCCTGCATGTTTGTTTCTGATATTTGTTGCTTGCCCGACTGTTGATCCGCCCGAAGTACTACCACCGGGCGTCAAAATTATTCCATTTTCATCACAAACGTCGGCCACTGAAAGAGGCATCCGCCCAAAAGAAGGCACCCAAAATATTTTGATAATAGAATGGGACGATGTTGAAACTCAATCGATTCTGGATCGGTACGATGTCTACCGTTCAAGAGGTATCGACAGTACGTTTATTTTATGGGGCAGCGTTTTAGCTGACGATCCGACATTATTCGAGGATACACGGGTTAATTTAGACACGGCATATTACTATTTTGTTGTTGCAGTCGACTCAAAAGAAAACATGAGTGACACGTCCAAATATTTTGAGAATAACGACAGCATAGCGGCATACATTCAATCGTTTCGTTTGGGACCGAAAGTAGCTTTACTTGCTTTCCCGACCATCAGTGATGATACCGTGAGTACAAAACCGCGTTTCAGTTGGTGCCTTGGTCAAGAAACACAAGTACCGATCAAATATGTTGTCCGACTGGCATTACCTCCATTTGAGAATCCAATACCGATCTGGATTGCCGAATTACCTTATCTCGGATTTGGCGGCGGCAACTGCGCTGACCCGGCTTCACAAGAATATGCGACTTTTCACAACGCCTCTTATCCTGCTTCAGAGGTCATCGACAGTTTACGTGCCCGCTCGAATGTTACGATATCGTATATTGATAATACGAGATTGCCTGGCCCGCGTTTATCCAAAACAAATTATCTCTGGCGCGTTGATTGTGTTTTTGGAACGCGGTATGAATCACGTAGCGGATGGATGCCGTTCGGGGTAAATGTTGATTATTAATAATTGATTCTGACAACTATGCATGTTAAATTCACACCACAATTTTTATCTTTAATTTGGTTAGGTTATGAATTTTATCGACTCTATTCGAACTCGCGCCCGCGAAAAAAAACGACGGATTGTTTTACCGGAAGGTGAAGAGGAACGGACATTACAGGCCGTTAAAATTATTCTTGAGCAGGAAATCGCAAAGCCGGTTTTGATTGGCGATGCTGACAAAATTCGTAATAAAGTTTCGCAATTGAACATCAACCTGCCGTCATCCGTCTCCATCATCGATCCGCGTAAATCTGAAAAAGCAACCGATTTTGCCAGCGAACTTTTCACACAGCGTAAAAGTAAAGGCATGACCTATGAACAGGCCAAAAGTTTGATGACGGACATGACTTTGTATTTTGGAGCGATGATGGTTCGTCGCGGTGATTGCGACGGAATGGTTGCCGGCGCAGTTAATACAACAGCTGATGTGATGCGCTCGGCGATATTTTCAGTAGGAACCGCACCGGGAATCAAAACTGTTTCGAGCGTTTTTATGATGGTATTGCCGGATGGCCGCGTGATCACATACGGCGACTGTGCGGTTTTGCCATATCCGGATGAAAATCAATTGGCCGATATCGCCATTGCCTCAGCAGAAACACACCGTCAATTAGCCGGCGAAGAGCCTATCGTCGCCATGTTGTCGTTTTCAACCAAAGGCAGCGCTAAACATGAAGCGGTTGATAAAGTTTTAAATGCCCTGAAAATCGTTAAACAGAAAAAACCGGATTTGAAAATTGATGGAGAGTTGCAATTTGATGCCGCTTTTGTGGAATCGGTGGGACAGAGAAAAGCCCCCGGCAGTGCCGTCGCCGGTAAGGCCAATGTATTTATATTCCCCAACCTCGATGCCGGTAATATTTGTTATAAAGTAACGGAGCGCGTGGGCAAAGCGCAAGCCATCGGCCCTGTCATACAAGGATTGGCCAAACCAATCAATGATCTATCACGCGGCTGCAATGCGGATGACATCGCGAATGTAACGGCAATTTGTTGTCTCAAAGCTTAATTTGACTAACAAAAAAACCCTCGCTCCGTTAACGAAGCGAGGGTTTTATTTTTTACCTGTTTTCTTAGCATCACATAACTTTGGATACTCCCGGTTCCAAAAGGCGCATACCATTACGCTGCTTTTCAATCAATCTTTTTACTGTATTGGCTACACCTTGAGGATCAAGACCCACACGCTGATAGAGAATCGAATTCTCGCCGTGTTCGACGAATTGATCTGGCAAACCTAACCGTTCAACTCGAAGTTTGGATATTTTAAGATTAAAATCTTTATCCTTTTTCAATCCTTTTTCTATAAAACCTGGCGAATAAATTACTTCGATTATACCGCTGCCGAAACCACCCATTAATACATTGTCTTCGACAGTGACAATTGTATCGAACTTTCTGCACATTTCAATTAACATATCTTCGTCCAGCGGTTTGACAAAACGGGCATTAACTACGGTCGCAGTATATCCGTCCTGAACCAACAATTTGGATGCTTTCATCGCATGATCGACCATGTTGCCAATTGCAATAATCGCTGCGTCGTGGCCTTCGACGACGACTTCAGATTTGCCAATCTCCAACTTTGTAAATTCATCTTTGATTTCGACGCCTAAGCCATTGCCTCTCGGATAACGAACAGCTATCGGGCCTTCATTGTATACTACGCCGGTATAAAGCATGTCTTTTAATTCATTTTCATCTTTAGGCGCCATCACCACCATACCTTGAATACAACGCAAGTATGAGAGATCCAATGCACCATGATGCGTCGGTCCATCCGCGCCAACCAATCCGCCGCGATCCATACAGAAAAACACTGGAATTTTTTGAATCGCGACATCATGAACAACCTGATCAAAAGCACGTTGTAAAAACGTTGAATAAATTGCAGCAATCGGCTTACACCCTGACAAAGCCAATCCTGCGGCCATGGTAACCGCATGCTGTTCAGCGATACCCACGTCAAAAAAACGTTCAGGCATTTCTTTAGCCAAATATTTCAAGCCCGTTCCATCAGACATCGCCGCCGTAATCGCAACGAGGTTAGGATGCTGCTTGCATAATTTAACGACTATTTTTCCGAAAACGTCTGTGTATGCCGGAGCCGATTTAACTTCTGTGCCGT is a genomic window of bacterium containing:
- the dxs gene encoding 1-deoxy-D-xylulose-5-phosphate synthase, whose product is MGKVFDRVNSPKDLKHLSTDELVRLSQELRQYVIDEITRIGGHLAPSLGVVEISVALHYVFDAPKDKIIWDVGHQAYVHKLLTGRKDRFHTIRQTDGMSGFCKIHESEYDAFGAGHASTSISAGVGMAVARDHLKQDYKVVSIIGDGSLTGGMAFEAMNNAGSLKTDMIVILNDNMMSISTNVGALSNYLTDLISMPLYNKVKDEIWNGLGKMHEVGDKLRRHVAKLDEGIKAILTPGHFFESLGFRYFGPVDGHDLPRLIKLLNDVKHLKGPILVHALTKKGKGMPLEEQDVEKYKVNANKFHAVSPPKKDGTEVKSAPAYTDVFGKIVVKLCKQHPNLVAITAAMSDGTGLKYLAKEMPERFFDVGIAEQHAVTMAAGLALSGCKPIAAIYSTFLQRAFDQVVHDVAIQKIPVFFCMDRGGLVGADGPTHHGALDLSYLRCIQGMVVMAPKDENELKDMLYTGVVYNEGPIAVRYPRGNGLGVEIKDEFTKLEIGKSEVVVEGHDAAIIAIGNMVDHAMKASKLLVQDGYTATVVNARFVKPLDEDMLIEMCRKFDTIVTVEDNVLMGGFGSGIIEVIYSPGFIEKGLKKDKDFNLKISKLRVERLGLPDQFVEHGENSILYQRVGLDPQGVANTVKRLIEKQRNGMRLLEPGVSKVM
- the pta gene encoding phosphate acetyltransferase is translated as MNFIDSIRTRAREKKRRIVLPEGEEERTLQAVKIILEQEIAKPVLIGDADKIRNKVSQLNINLPSSVSIIDPRKSEKATDFASELFTQRKSKGMTYEQAKSLMTDMTLYFGAMMVRRGDCDGMVAGAVNTTADVMRSAIFSVGTAPGIKTVSSVFMMVLPDGRVITYGDCAVLPYPDENQLADIAIASAETHRQLAGEEPIVAMLSFSTKGSAKHEAVDKVLNALKIVKQKKPDLKIDGELQFDAAFVESVGQRKAPGSAVAGKANVFIFPNLDAGNICYKVTERVGKAQAIGPVIQGLAKPINDLSRGCNADDIANVTAICCLKA